Sequence from the Chthonomonas sp. genome:
CTCTTGACGACGTCTACAGAACCGCGTTGCTTTGACCGGTAAGTCTTCGTGAGTGATTTGGTCTCAATGGCTGCTCCCAAGGGGGGCACCTCCTGCGATGATTGCGCCGGAATTATACCTGCGAGGATGCTCGTACGAACGCTAGGACCAGCCTTTGCCAAGCTTGCAAATTTGTGACACTAGATTATGGTAATTAGTATTATTGTGCTAATATGCACAATAATATACGATGCTGGGAGCACTATGGGCGGTACTATAACTCTACAAACCGAAAGTACTCAGGTGATCGCCAACGCGCGGTCGGAGAGGCCTAGAGGAAGGTTTGAACGAACTAGCGGGAACGTGCTTTGCTCTCCTTTCAACGTTCCCGCGTTTTTTTTTTGCTAGACCCCTTCTACTGCAGCGAAGAAAGCTCGCAGTCGGTCCGCAGACTTCATTCCTGGCTCCGACTCCACACCACTACTCACATCGACTGCGTATGGACGTGTCCGCCGGATTGCCTCAGCGACATTGGCGGGCGTTAGTCCGCCAGCTAGAATCACTGGCACCGTGCTCAGCGCAACGATCTGCTCGGCGACACCCCAGTCGATGGTCTGCCCCGTCCCACCGTACTGTCCCGCCACGTGCGCATCGAGGACCACCGCATGCACGCCAGGGGCGATCCGACTGAGCGCCAGTACCGGCGACTCCCCCTCCGCCACCCGTAACGCTTGGATCCGCCGACCCACGCCACCCTTGACGGTCTGCATCGCGTCAAACTGCTGCAGGTCCAGGCCCGATCGGTACTCACCGAATACCGCAACACGTGTGACGAACGGGGCTAGGTCCTCCAGCCAGGGCAGCTCAGCGGGATCGACGCACCGAGGGCTGGTCGGTTCGACCACGAACCCGACCGCATCCGCTCCGAGCTCGACCGCAAGTTCGGCATCCTCGCGCCGCGTGAGCCCACAGATCTTGATGCGGGTCACTGGCTGCTCCACACCGGGGCCATCATCTCCGCCACCTTTTGCCGGATATCGGGCGCGGAACAGAACGCCGTCCCGATAAGCACGGCCCGTGCCCCCGCGTCAGCCATGCGCCGGACATCCTGCGCCGACTCCAGCGCGCTCTCGGCGACCACGTACTGCTCACGGGCGTAGTGTGGGATTAGCTTCTCGCCAACCGAGACCGATGTCTGAAAAGTCTCCAGATCGCGGTTATTGATCCCAAGCAGTTTCGCTCCGCTCGCAATCGCCCGATCCGCTTCGCCTTCGCTGTGGGCCTCCACCAAAACATCCATGGCCAACGATTCGGCAAGCGCTCGCAAGTCGCGCAATTCATGATTGTCCAAGCCGTTAACGATAAGCAGGATGGCGTCCGCTCCGAGCGAGCGCGCCTCGATCACGTGGTACTCACTTGTCGTAAAGTCCTTACGTAGCACCGGCAGACCCGACGCCTCACGCGCAAGATTCAGATTTTCGGGCGCGCCCTGGAAGAATTCAACATCGGTCAGCACGCTTAGGCAGGCCGCTCCAGCGGACGCGTAGTCGCGTCCGATTGCCGCGGGATCAAAATCGGCGCGAATGGTCCCCTTGGAAGGGCTCCCCTTTTTCACTTCTGCGATCAAGGCCAGCCGGTCCGCACCTCGGAGGGCCCGCTCAAAACCGCGGGTCGGCGACTGGTCTGCGGCGAGCGCACGCAAGTCGGCTAGCGCGGCGGCAGTTGACTTCTCCGCGACCTCCGCCCTCTTGGCGGCGAAAATCCGGTCAAGGACATTCACGAATCGTCGCCCTGACTCCAAGCCTGCCCCCGCGCGGTGTACTCGTCGTACCCGATCGTGGCGTAGAGCTCCTTGCGTGTCCGCATCCGATCCATCCAACCTGCTTGAGTCCCCGTGCTCAACAAATCGGCATAGAACTCCTCCATCGATTTCAGAATCACTCGCAGCGCCGTCACGGGAAAGATCACCATCTGATAGCCGAGATTCTCGAATGTTGATGCGGAGATCAGCGGAGTCTTTCCGAACTCAGTCATGTTGGCGAGCAGCGGAACGCCGACCGCCTTGCGGAACGCTGCGAACTCCTCCTCGCTGATCAAGCCTTCCGGAAAGATTGCGTCCGCGCCCGCATCTACGTAGGCACGAGCACGGTCCACAGCGGCATCCATCCCTTCGACGCCTCGCGCGTCGGTGCGCGCAATGATCATGAAGCTCGGGTCGGCCTTCGCCGCCACAGCAGCTCGGATCTTGGCCTGCATCTGGTTGCACGAAACGACGTCCTTACCGTCCAGGTGGCCGCACCGCTTGGGGCTCACTTGGTCCTCAAGGTGGATCCCTGCCAAGCCCGCCCGCTCCATTTCCAGTACCGTTCGGACGACGTTCCACTCCGCCCCCCAGCCGGTATCGGCATCTGAGATGATCGGGACATGCGCGACTTGAGAGCACCGGGCAGCGGTCAGTGCCATCTCTTCGAGCGAGATGAGTGCAATGTCGGGGGTCCCAATGAGGGCGTTGGTGGTGGCACCGCCCGAGATGTACAGCGCCTGCGCGCCTAGGTTTGCTGCGCTCTTCGCACTCAGGGCATTGAAAACACCAGGCATCACCACGATGCCTTTCTCAAACAGCGCACGAAGCTGACTTCCAGGGCGCGGGAGAGCCGGACCAAGCATTCCCAGAGGGTACCTGCTAGCCCGTTGGACGCTAGCGGCGGCGACGCTTGGCGAAGAAGTGCGCTTCGAGCGACCAGTCCCCGCTACCCAAGAGCATGAGTGCCAGCGCAATCGCGCCCAACGCCATTGGGAAAGCCGCCCCGTTGATGGGGAACGGGTTTGTTTGGGTCGCTACCAGTGACTCAATCTTCTGAACGTTCGTGTACGTGGCGACCGCCATCGTACACAGGACGCCAAACGCAGCGACCCGAGTGAACACGCCCAAGACGAGTCCAAGTCCGCCGAAGAATTCCGCAATCACGGCAAGCACCGTCATGGGAGTCGGAATCCCCATCGAGTTCTTGAAAGCTACGATCGTGTTCGTGAGCCCCATCCCTCCGAATGCGCCGAGGAACTTCTGCGAGCCAAAGTACAGCAGGATCAGCCCGGCGGTAAGTCGGAGCATCAGCAACGCAAAATTCGTCATTCCGTCGTTCGACTTCATAGGCCCTCCCCCGCATTTTTGCATACCTCGCCTGTCAAACCGCTGCACTAGGACGATTTTCGTTACTTGGTTGGGTTGGTAGCGGCGCTTTCTCCCGCCACGTAGCCGGTCGCCCACGCCGCCTGAAGGTTGTAACCGCCTACCGGACCCGCAATATCCAGCACTTCGCCCGCAAGGAACAGTCCTGGACAGCGCAAGCTCGCCATCGTTTTTGGATCGACCTCATCCAGCGCAATCCCGCCGGCCGCGACCTCGCCCTTAGGCAAAATGACCTCGCGAACCCTTCCCAGCGGGAACGCCTTGAGGCATTCCACCAGCCGATTCTTCGACTTCTTCGCCAAGCCACCTGCAACGGTCGTCTCATCGAGCTCCGTTAGCCTCAGCACGTCCTCGGCTACCCGCGCAGGAGCAAACCGCTCGATGAATCCGCTCAGCTTCTTACGCGGGTTTTCAGTGCCGAACTCTTGCACCGATTCGCCGAGCCCTTCGAACGTGAGATCAGGACAGAGGTCGGCCTCCACCGTGACCGTCTGACGATCCGCCATCGCCTCGGCGACCACCCGGCTCAGCCCGAGAACCGTCGGACCGCTGAGTCCGTGATGCGTAAAGAGCATGTCGCCACGCCAACGGGTGAGTTCCTTCCCGGCGACCCGACCCTTGAGAACAATATCGCGGAGCGCCACACCGGGAAGCCCACTGGCGGGTTCCGGATCGGTCAGGACGGGTGCGAGGGCGGCGCGAATCGGCACCATCGAATGCCCCAATCCCTCGGCCCATCGCCAGCCATCGCCGGTCGTGCCTGAGTTCGGGTAGGTGCACCCACCTACCGTGACGACAACCCGTGTCGCCGGGATTCGCTTCTGGTCCACCCACAGCGCTTCGATGCCATGCTCCGATCGCTCCAGCTTCTCCACCGCTGCATCGAACCGGATCTGGACTCCGACCTCTTTTAGAATCGAGTGCAGAATTGCCACCACGTCCTTAGCCGTTTGGTCAACGGGGAAGATCCGTCCATCGGGTCGTGTGTACACCTTCAGTCCGCGCTCAGTAAGGACTTCGAGAATCGCGGACGGTGGAAAGCGGTAGCACGCGGGCCGAATGAACCGTGCCTCGTTGGGCCGAAACGCCTTGAGCACGTCCTCAAGCGGCCCGTCGTGAGTGATATTGCACTTCCCGCCTCCGGAGATCAGGATCTTTGTGCCCACGCGGTGGGTCTTTTCGTACAGAGTAACGCGGGCACCAAGCGTCCGGGCTCGCCACGCCGCGATGATGCCGGCTGCACCCGCTCCCACCACCGCCACGTCTTGCGCCATACGACCATTATGAAGGGTCAGTCAACGACCGAAAATGAACTCAGGGCGCCCAAATGCGCCTGCGGTAGACTCACGGAAGCTCGTATGGCGAAGAAAGTTCTCGTTACCGGCGGTGCCGGATTCATTGGTGGCCACCTTGTGGAAGGCCTTGTCGCGGCTGGCCACTCGGTCGCAGTACTTGACGATCTCTCAACCGGCAACCTCGCCAACCTAGAGTCAGTCAAGGACTCCGTCCGTTTCTTCGAGGGTTCGATACTTGACGAAGCGCTGGTGAACGAGGCGACTGCGGGCGTCGAGTGTATCTTCCACCTTGCCGCCATCGCGAGCGTCCCGCAGAGCATCGCCGAGCCGGTGATGACGCACCACGTCAACGCGACGAGCATGATGATCCTGCTCGAAGCGGCCAAGGCCAACGGCGCACGCGTCGTGATGTCCTCAAGCTCCGCCGTTTACGGCGACGGCCCCGAGCCGATCAAGCACGAGGGCCTGCCAACCGGTCCCATCTCGCCCTACGGCGCGCAGAAGCTTATCTGCGAGAACTACCTCAAGTCGTATAGTGTGTTGCACGGCCTGGCGGGCGTCTCCCTCCGATACTTCAACGTTTTTGGAACGCGGCAGAACCCGTTCAGCGAGTACGCCGCGGTCATCGCCAAGTTCATGGATCGCGCCCGGGCAGGCACGGACCTGACGATCTTCGGCGATGGTTCACAGACTCGCGACTTCATCCACGTGAGTGACGTCGTCCGCGCGAACTTGCTCGCGATGGAGACGCCGAAATCGGACGGCAGCTCTTTCAACATCGGCACGGGTCAGGCGACCGACCTGAACGAGCTCGCTACCATGATCCTGAAGGTCACTGGCTCAAGTGCCAAGGTCATCCATGCCGAGCCCCGCGCGGGCGACATCAAGCACTCGTGCTGCACCGCTGAGCTCGCCCGGCAGCACCTCGGATTTGTACCGAAGCTCGATTTGGAAGCGGGCCTGCGTCAGGTTTTCGAAGCACAATCGGCGACGGCATCCCGATAGATCGCTTCGAGACTCGCCAGGTTTTGCTCCGGGGTGTACCGCGCTTCGTAGGTGGCTCTTGCTGCGGGTCGCAATTCTGCCAGCCCTTCTCGATGACTCAATAGTTCGTTGAGCTTTGTGGCGAGTTGTTCTTCGAACGGCGCTTCGTAAGTCAAGGACGCTTCTTGACCCAGCCCTGGCATCGCCCCGTGATTCGGGGTGAGCACAGGAGTCCCGCACGCCAACGCCTCGATGATCGTCATCGGCAACCCTTCGTAACACACGCTCGGTAGCACCATCAGCGCGGCATCCTGCATCCTCTTCATCACCTCAGACGGCTCGAGCTTGCCCAGCCACTGGACGCCTTCTAGCTGAGCAACGCGCTGACGGACCTCGTCCTCCATCGGCCCGGTACCGACGATGAGCATGCGCTGGTTTCGCACCGACTTCCACGCTTCCAACAACACTTGGATCCCTTTCTCGTGACTGAGCCGCCCTACGTACAAGACGTAGCCGCCCGAGCCGGACCCGACTCCCGGATCGCGGAGCAGCGCATTGGGCTTGACGGTGATTCTCGCTGCCGGCAACCCTCCTTCGATAAACTTGCGCTTGCCAAACTCGGTGAGCGCGACGAAGCGCGTCACGTCTTCGCGGTAGATCGGGCGCGATCGGCTGAGCATCAAAGCGACCGCAGTGCTCCCCGCCTTGCCACGGTAGCAACCGAACTTGATCGCAGGCCATTTCAAGCTCTTCGTCACGCAAAGCTCGCAGGCTCCGTCCTCTCGGTACAGCAACCCGTTTGCGCAGAGCAGCCGATAGTTGTGGAGCGTTTGCACGACCGGAACTCCAAGCTGGTGCGCAACTCGAATCACCAGCGGTGAGATGACTTGAAAGGTATTGTGGACGTGAACGACATCCGGAGGATCTTCTTGAAGGAACGCCCGGAACTCTTCGGCAACGGCGTGGTTTGCGATCGTGATGCTGGCTTGTCGCACGGGTGACATCTCGGTCAGAACTTCGTTCCGCCTCTCGAAGAGCCGGACCGTGTGCCCGGCTTGCTGAAGCAGCTCGATTTCCTGATCAACGACCGAATCTTCGCCCCCGCGGTGCACGTACCGTGCGTGGACGATCACGATCTTCACTTGCCGATCACCCGGCGCATGTCGCCGCGGATCATCGCGCCGACCTCCTCAAAGCTCTTCAGCCGTTCGGGTTCGGCGGGAGCGATGTCGCCCTGCACGGCCCGATCAAGGATCTCCGTGAACGCGTCCAGGTCGGTCGGATCAAAGACATTCTTGGGGTCCACCACCTCTTGGTTGCAACCTGCGAACTTGCTGACGAGCACGGGCACGCCACAGAGGATCGCCTCGTTGGCAACCAGCCCCCAGACGTCTTCGAGAGTCGGAAAGACAACGACGTCTGCGCTGCGGTAGATGCCGGGCATCTCTGCCGGTTTGCACGCGGGTTTCCAGTGGACATTGTTGAGCCCAAGTTCAGCGGCGAGCCCTTCGAGGTTGGCTTTCTCGTCGCCACCCCCCACCAGCACCAGGCTGAAAGTTCGACCGCGCCGCCGGACCTGCGCCGCAGCCCGCAGGAGCAAATCGATCCCTTTCCGGTTGATGAGTTGCCCCACGTGCAACAGCACAGGATGCTCCAAGTCCGTCCAAACGGGCTCGACATCGGTGGAGAACCGCCGCCTATCGACGCAGTTCTGGATTTCCAGGACCGCCTCCGGCTTCACCCCGATCGAGACCAAATACTCCGTGCTTGTCTTGCCGTAGCTGATCCACCGACGCACCCGCCGGACAAACCAGTTGCGCAGCATCCGCTTGCCGCGACCAACATCCGCCTCGGTATGGAGCGTTCCGCCCCACCAGACCCATACGGGCTTACGGAAAATCGAACCATAGATGAGTGCGGTCATCGCCCGGAACCCCATCTCGTTGCAGACCACCGCGTGCGGCCGCATCGCCACAAGGTCGAAGAAGTAGCCGGGAGTGATGTGCACGAACCGGTGGTCGAAAACCTTGCCATCCTTCATTCGTGGGATCTTGAGCGTGAAACCCCACGATTTCTTGAACTGAATTCCCGTAGCCTCCGCGGTCAAGTTGCTCCACGTTGTCCGGTTCGACTCACCACCACTTGTGAAGACCTGTAATTGACTGTCCTGAGCGATGACTTCGTACACCGGGATACGGTACGGCGCAACAATGTTGACGAGCAAGGCGATTCGGGTCATCGGCACACCTGCTCATAGGCCGCCTTGGTTTGAGCCCCAATCACCTTCCAATCGAACTTCGAAAGGTCGGGTTGGCTACCTGCGGCGGGTAGTTCCTGCGCGATGGCCGCACCGAGGGCCTCGTCGCTGAACGGCGGTTCGTACAACCGCACCCACTCCGCTCCAGCCGCTGCCGAAAGCTCAGGCATTGACCCCAGCCGGGGCACCACCACCGCACGCGAGCACGAGAGCGAGAACAGTGCCGACCCACTGTTGAGAATGTCCGTGTACGGAAAGACCATCAGATCGCAGGCGACGTTCACCTGCTCCATCTCCTCATCACTCAGAAACTTATTCAAGAATGTCACGCGAGGGTCGCCCGATATCGCCTGTTCGATCTCCGCGATCAGCTCAGGCTCAGACGACTTCCCCGCGATGAGAAGCCGTACCCCCTCGGGTGCGACCCGGCGAAACGACTCGATCAACACGGGCAAATTCTTGTAACGCCGCACCGCTCCTACGCTCCCGATCATCAACGCGTCGGTCGGTAGGCCGAGCGCTTGGCGAGCCGCATCACGCGTCACGGTTCCGCCCAACGTCGGCCGATAGTCGCCGTGGGGGATGACGAAGATGGGTGTCTGCCCAAGGTCGGGGTAGCGCTCGACGAGCGGACCCTTCGACGCCTCCGACAGGCAAATCACTCCGCTGATGCAGTGGATCCACTTTCGGTAGAAACGGGTCTCGAGACCGTCGTCAAGCCGCTCATGCGGACGAAGATTGTGGGCGGTCCAGACGATTTTGGCTCCCCGCATCCTGGCGTAGCGGATGCCCGACCAGAACTTCAGAAGGCGTAATTGACGCCACAGCGGTCGCTTCTCGGAGAGCGAGTACTCGGGCCAGTGGACGTGGACCACGTCCGCGGCCCCCTCCTTCAAGGTGGTCAGCGGGTCGTATTCGCGGAT
This genomic interval carries:
- a CDS encoding phosphoribosylanthranilate isomerase, with translation MTRIKICGLTRREDAELAVELGADAVGFVVEPTSPRCVDPAELPWLEDLAPFVTRVAVFGEYRSGLDLQQFDAMQTVKGGVGRRIQALRVAEGESPVLALSRIAPGVHAVVLDAHVAGQYGGTGQTIDWGVAEQIVALSTVPVILAGGLTPANVAEAIRRTRPYAVDVSSGVESEPGMKSADRLRAFFAAVEGV
- a CDS encoding DoxX family protein, which encodes MKSNDGMTNFALLMLRLTAGLILLYFGSQKFLGAFGGMGLTNTIVAFKNSMGIPTPMTVLAVIAEFFGGLGLVLGVFTRVAAFGVLCTMAVATYTNVQKIESLVATQTNPFPINGAAFPMALGAIALALMLLGSGDWSLEAHFFAKRRRR
- a CDS encoding glycosyltransferase family 4 protein, which codes for MLVDHFPGYKAKSNTYNALLCQSLEALGVTIREYDPLTTLKEGAADVVHVHWPEYSLSEKRPLWRQLRLLKFWSGIRYARMRGAKIVWTAHNLRPHERLDDGLETRFYRKWIHCISGVICLSEASKGPLVERYPDLGQTPIFVIPHGDYRPTLGGTVTRDAARQALGLPTDALMIGSVGAVRRYKNLPVLIESFRRVAPEGVRLLIAGKSSEPELIAEIEQAISGDPRVTFLNKFLSDEEMEQVNVACDLMVFPYTDILNSGSALFSLSCSRAVVVPRLGSMPELSAAAGAEWVRLYEPPFSDEALGAAIAQELPAAGSQPDLSKFDWKVIGAQTKAAYEQVCR
- a CDS encoding NAD-dependent epimerase/dehydratase family protein; the protein is MAKKVLVTGGAGFIGGHLVEGLVAAGHSVAVLDDLSTGNLANLESVKDSVRFFEGSILDEALVNEATAGVECIFHLAAIASVPQSIAEPVMTHHVNATSMMILLEAAKANGARVVMSSSSAVYGDGPEPIKHEGLPTGPISPYGAQKLICENYLKSYSVLHGLAGVSLRYFNVFGTRQNPFSEYAAVIAKFMDRARAGTDLTIFGDGSQTRDFIHVSDVVRANLLAMETPKSDGSSFNIGTGQATDLNELATMILKVTGSSAKVIHAEPRAGDIKHSCCTAELARQHLGFVPKLDLEAGLRQVFEAQSATASR
- a CDS encoding glycosyltransferase family 4 protein, whose translation is MKIVIVHARYVHRGGEDSVVDQEIELLQQAGHTVRLFERRNEVLTEMSPVRQASITIANHAVAEEFRAFLQEDPPDVVHVHNTFQVISPLVIRVAHQLGVPVVQTLHNYRLLCANGLLYREDGACELCVTKSLKWPAIKFGCYRGKAGSTAVALMLSRSRPIYREDVTRFVALTEFGKRKFIEGGLPAARITVKPNALLRDPGVGSGSGGYVLYVGRLSHEKGIQVLLEAWKSVRNQRMLIVGTGPMEDEVRQRVAQLEGVQWLGKLEPSEVMKRMQDAALMVLPSVCYEGLPMTIIEALACGTPVLTPNHGAMPGLGQEASLTYEAPFEEQLATKLNELLSHREGLAELRPAARATYEARYTPEQNLASLEAIYRDAVADCASKT
- the trpC gene encoding indole-3-glycerol phosphate synthase TrpC, whose translation is MNVLDRIFAAKRAEVAEKSTAAALADLRALAADQSPTRGFERALRGADRLALIAEVKKGSPSKGTIRADFDPAAIGRDYASAGAACLSVLTDVEFFQGAPENLNLAREASGLPVLRKDFTTSEYHVIEARSLGADAILLIVNGLDNHELRDLRALAESLAMDVLVEAHSEGEADRAIASGAKLLGINNRDLETFQTSVSVGEKLIPHYAREQYVVAESALESAQDVRRMADAGARAVLIGTAFCSAPDIRQKVAEMMAPVWSSQ
- a CDS encoding glycosyltransferase family 4 protein — its product is MTRIALLVNIVAPYRIPVYEVIAQDSQLQVFTSGGESNRTTWSNLTAEATGIQFKKSWGFTLKIPRMKDGKVFDHRFVHITPGYFFDLVAMRPHAVVCNEMGFRAMTALIYGSIFRKPVWVWWGGTLHTEADVGRGKRMLRNWFVRRVRRWISYGKTSTEYLVSIGVKPEAVLEIQNCVDRRRFSTDVEPVWTDLEHPVLLHVGQLINRKGIDLLLRAAAQVRRRGRTFSLVLVGGGDEKANLEGLAAELGLNNVHWKPACKPAEMPGIYRSADVVVFPTLEDVWGLVANEAILCGVPVLVSKFAGCNQEVVDPKNVFDPTDLDAFTEILDRAVQGDIAPAEPERLKSFEEVGAMIRGDMRRVIGK
- a CDS encoding aminoacetone oxidase family FAD-binding enzyme → MAQDVAVVGAGAAGIIAAWRARTLGARVTLYEKTHRVGTKILISGGGKCNITHDGPLEDVLKAFRPNEARFIRPACYRFPPSAILEVLTERGLKVYTRPDGRIFPVDQTAKDVVAILHSILKEVGVQIRFDAAVEKLERSEHGIEALWVDQKRIPATRVVVTVGGCTYPNSGTTGDGWRWAEGLGHSMVPIRAALAPVLTDPEPASGLPGVALRDIVLKGRVAGKELTRWRGDMLFTHHGLSGPTVLGLSRVVAEAMADRQTVTVEADLCPDLTFEGLGESVQEFGTENPRKKLSGFIERFAPARVAEDVLRLTELDETTVAGGLAKKSKNRLVECLKAFPLGRVREVILPKGEVAAGGIALDEVDPKTMASLRCPGLFLAGEVLDIAGPVGGYNLQAAWATGYVAGESAATNPTK
- the prpB gene encoding methylisocitrate lyase, producing MLGPALPRPGSQLRALFEKGIVVMPGVFNALSAKSAANLGAQALYISGGATTNALIGTPDIALISLEEMALTAARCSQVAHVPIISDADTGWGAEWNVVRTVLEMERAGLAGIHLEDQVSPKRCGHLDGKDVVSCNQMQAKIRAAVAAKADPSFMIIARTDARGVEGMDAAVDRARAYVDAGADAIFPEGLISEEEFAAFRKAVGVPLLANMTEFGKTPLISASTFENLGYQMVIFPVTALRVILKSMEEFYADLLSTGTQAGWMDRMRTRKELYATIGYDEYTARGQAWSQGDDS